The following are encoded together in the Lactuca sativa cultivar Salinas chromosome 1, Lsat_Salinas_v11, whole genome shotgun sequence genome:
- the LOC111881431 gene encoding probable phosphopantothenoylcysteine decarboxylase, with protein MAYIGGVPRNDPMQVSTAQRKPRILLAACGSVAAIKFGHLCSCFSDWADVKAVVTQTSLTFVDLASIPKNVMLYTDEHEWSAWSKIGDSVLHIELRRWADIMVIAPLSANTLAKIAGGLCDNLLTSIVRAWDYEKPIFVAPSMNSYMWRNSFTEKHIMAIDEFGINLIPPVSHGESGTGAMAEPSFILSTVRMFLESRRKASTSSSSSRT; from the exons ATGGCATACATTGGAGGTGTACCCAGAAACGATCCAATGCAAGTGAGTACTGCTCAAAGAAAACCCCGAATTCTTCTTGCAGCATGTGGAAGTGTAGCTGCCATTAAATTCGGCCATCTCTGCAGCTGTTTCTCAGATTGGGCAGATGTAAAAGCTGTTGTGACACAAACGTCTTTGACATTCGTCGATCTTGCATCAATTCCCAAAAACGTAATGCTTTACACTGATGAACATGAATGGTCCGCATGGTCCAAAATAGGAGACAGCGTCCTTCACATAGAGCTTCGTAGGTGGGCTGATATAATGGTAATCGCCCCATTGTCAGCAAATACACTCGCCAAG ATTGCTGGTGGACTGTGTGACAATTTGTTGACGAGTATTGTTCGAGCATGGGATTATGAGAAGCCGATTTTTGTTGCGCCATCGATGAACTCATATATGTGGAGGAATTCGTTTACAGAAAAGCATATCATGGCGATTGATGAATTTGGAATCAATCTTATACCACCTGTATCGCATGGGGAATCTGGAACTGGTGCAATGGCTGAACCCTCGTTCATCTTGTCAACTGTACGAATGTTCTTGGAATCACGAAGGAAAGCAAGTaccagtagtagtagtagtagaacATAA
- the LOC111881398 gene encoding uncharacterized protein LOC111881398 — MNFGAWNIRGLNKVVKQKEVNNLDMCGILESHVSVWKLKKICDKIFKRWDWVSNCNSCIRGTRIIVGWNVNKFDLMVLGQSNQVMHCMVRHLDSNEEFYVSFIYAASSYLERRFLWSSLVKHKIVVYNKAWVMLGDFNVALKPSEYSESTSRSLEGVDDFIECINAIEVEDIKGTGFQFTWTKSPSGECGLLKKLDRIMVNFKFLEKFSLSHAIFKPYRISDHSPTILSIPCCIPKRSHSFKFVNFIVDYDEFLPIVEEVWRLKVAGGFIFNVTQKLKLLKKPCRRLFCNSYISGKKLQLLRDKLDNLQVDIDNNPHNLSLRREHAKLLMDYYGL, encoded by the coding sequence ATGAATTTTGGAGCTTGGAATATAAGAGGTCTAAATAAAGTGGTTAAGCAGAAGGAGGTTAATAATttagatatgtgtggtattttggaatCACATGTGTCTGTTTGGAAGCTGAAGAAAATTTGTGACAAAATATTCAAGAGATGGGATTGGGTTTCTAATTGTAATTCTTGTATTAGGGGTACTAGAATTATAGTTGGATGGAATGTTAATAAGTTTGACCTTATGGTGCTTGGTCAATCTAATCAGGTCATGCACTGTATGGTGAGACATTTGGATTCCAATGAAGAGTTTTATGTTTCGTTCATTTATGCTGCTTCTAGTTATTTGGAAAGGAGGTTCCTGTGGAGCAGTCTTGTGAAACATAAAATTGTGGTGTATAATAAGGCCTGGGTGATGCTTGGTGATTTTAATGTTGCTCTTAAGCCTTCGGAATATTCTGAAAGTACTTCCAGAAGTCTGGAAGGGGTTGATGACTTTATTGAGTGTATCAATGCTATTGAGGTGGAGGATATTAAAGGTACAGGGTTTCAATTTACTTGGACAAAATCTCCTTCTGGGGAATGTGGGTTACTCAAAAAACTTGATCGTATCATGGTAAATTTTAAGTTTTTGGAGAAGTTTTCGTTGTCTCATGCTATATTCAAGCCGTATAGGATTTCTGATCATAGCCCAACAATCTTATCTATTCCATGTTGTATACCTAAGCGGTCTCATTCGTTTAAATTTGTTAATTTCATTGTTGATTATGATGAATTCCTTCCTATAGTTGAGGAGGTATGGAGATTAAAGGTTGCTGGAGGATTCATCTTTAATGTTACGCAAAAGCTCAAGCTTTTAAAGAAACCCTGTCGAAGGCTTTTCTGTAATTCTTATATTTCAGGAAAGAAGTTACAATTATTAAGAGACAAATTAGATAATTTGCAAGTTGATATTGATAATAATCCACATAATTTGTCTCTGAGGCGTGAGCATGCCAAGTTGTTAATGGACTATTATGGCTTGTGA